The genome window tggggtacTACATACGTGTATGATAACGATAtatacctaagtaatagtgaaccgactaatcttatcttcctacaatcttgccgacttatcctcatttGGTTCCGACGTCCAGGGGTGTCGTGCGGGAGAATCGGATTAAAGCTGTGGATAACGTTTAAATCCAACGAGCCACCTGGGCCCGAGTCTGCTCATTCTCTGCGTCGGCCCATTATGCCAGCAGTTCTCCTCTAGCCTACGAAGCGACGGCCTCACGAGTCAATAGGCTCAAAGTCTTTCGCGAGGCTTTCTTGACTTGTAGTGAATCCGGGGATATGCCGTCCCTCACACACCGGACACGTATTGGCCATCACAACTTATGCTCAAAGTCTCGAAACGCGTCAACGGGTTAAGCAACTGTTCGCATCGGCTAGTGACCCAGAGATTCCTAAGACCAACCCAAAAAAACGTGTAAACTAACCCTAAAATAGATATTAGTCAAGAATAGTAGTTTTTCTTAACCAACAGTTCTCTCATTCTTCCTTAAAAAGTTGATGTCCCGCATCCACAGCCTCCTCTCGCTCATATTTTAGTATGTCTCATCCCTCACCAATCCATTCATCACCGTATCAGATCATCAACAGCCTCTTAACAACTTTATAGATTGCGCTACATATCATATTTAGAGTAACTGTTATATCATATTTAGAGTAACTGTTGAAGTATCATCATGATTCACTCTTAAAATTTTTGTAGCCTACTCTTAATAATCAGTTTTTGGTAAAATTTTTAACATCCTTTTTGGAGTTGCTGTAATGCAGATTCCAGCTCCCGTTACTGATTTCTCACAAGTCTGTATGACCTGTGTGCTTGTTCACGTTTTCCCTGCGCAACAGTCATATGTTCTTTTGGCGACCCCTTTTTATCCCCCAGAAGAAGTGACAGCGGCAGGCCGAGGCGGCGGGATGGGCATGCGGCGCCGGCGGGCGGCGGCCGCAGGTTGAAGAAGATGCGCATGTGCGCGTGCAGTTCGACCGAGATAATGGGTTTGAAAAgtagtggggggggggggggggggggataagGGCATAGCATGGATGTTTTTTGGTTAAAAAAAATCAAAAAACTAAATTTTGTAAATGATGGAGAAAAATCGCTTCAAACCCTGCCGAAAGATCTATCTATTCCATAAAGGCTTCTCCTTTCAAGACCAGTACAAAACGCCCCCAAAAACAACCACATCCCTACAGCAGTGGTGAGTAGTCAGTCCCAGCACAGCAGCGGCCGGGGAGACGGGATTTGCTACGTTAAAAAACAGTGAATCAGCGAGACAAGAGGAACACAGGTACAGTAGAAATTAGGGGaaaaaaggagaaaaaaaaagagaataCGTCATCAGCAACAGCAACATCAACCACCACCAACAATGGTCAGGTGAGGCGAGCGCGAGCAGAGCACGAACCAGCTCCCTCCCTCAGTCCCTCAATTCTCATTAGCTCTTGGCGAAGTGGTGCTTCTTGCCGCCGTCTccacccttgccgccgccgccgctcctctTGCTCGCGTGCGCCGTCGTGTTCTTCAGAATCTGCGCGGCAGCACCAGTCAGAACGAGGGGAACGCTTCGGAGCTCAGGCCggattttttctttctttctctctctaccGAAGGGAACGGGAGGAGGAGGTGGCGCGCACCTGGCGGAGCGTGTTGTTCTCGTTCTGGAGCGTGGACACCCGCTGCTCGAGCTCCGCATTGCGGAGCTCCAGGTCCTTGGCCCGCGCCTCCAGCTCCGTCAGGTACGCCTTCTTCCGCTCCCGCGCCTGCTGCGCCGACACGCGGTTCCGCAGCAGCCGCTTCAGCCGGTTCTGCTCCTTGTCCCCCGGGGCGCGGCCGCGCTTCTTCCCGGCCGCCGGAGGGTGCCCCTGCGCCCCCGCGGCCACCGCCCGCGCGCCGTCCTCCTTGCCCGCGCCCGACGAggccgacgccgacgccgacgcgcCGCCCAGCTCCGGCACCCGCCGTATCTCCTCGTCGCTCTCCACGCCTGCGCCGGCAGCTTCAGCTAAGGGGCTTGCGGACGAAACGAGAGATGGTGCAGGAGATCTGAGAGGGTGGGCGGTGCGTGGGATGGGCGCGGGAGCGGCACCTACCTCCTTCCCTAAGGTTGTTGGGGGCGGAGCTGGAGGAGCGCTCGCTGCTGGAGGGGAGCGAGCTCGTGGTGCTCGTCTTCGCCTGCTGCTTCTCGTGCTCCTGCTCCTGCGCCGCCATcttcctcctctcctctcctcgccTCCCCACTCCAAGAACAGATCAGGATCTCCTTCCTCCCGCGGCCTGGTCTGTC of Zea mays cultivar B73 chromosome 8, Zm-B73-REFERENCE-NAM-5.0, whole genome shotgun sequence contains these proteins:
- the LOC103634871 gene encoding transcription factor HY5, encoding MAAQEQEHEKQQAKTSTTSSLPSSSERSSSSAPNNLREGGVESDEEIRRVPELGGASASASASSGAGKEDGARAVAAGAQGHPPAAGKKRGRAPGDKEQNRLKRLLRNRVSAQQARERKKAYLTELEARAKDLELRNAELEQRVSTLQNENNTLRQILKNTTAHASKRSGGGGKGGDGGKKHHFAKS